The window CTTTCGATAGGTAAGATACACTTTTTTAGCAATAGGCTCGAGTTCATTAGCCCAATCAACTGCTGTATGACCACCACCAGAAATTACAACAATCTTATCCTTGAATTTTTTTAATGATTTAATCGTGTAATTTAGATTTGAACTATAAAAGGTTTCAGCTCCATCAACCTCAAGCTTCTGCGGATTAATAATCCCTCCACCAATTGTCACAATCACTGCTTTAGATAGATGTACCTGTCCTGATTCTGTCTCTAATAAAAACAGTCCGTCTTTGTTTTTTACGATTTTATTAACTTTTTCCCCTAAGACGACGGTAGGTTGAAAGGTTAGTGCCTGCCCAATCATCTGCTGGATTAATTTCTCTCCTAAAATAGGTGTCATCGCGCCAACATCCCATATCATTTTTTCAGGATAGACATGTACCTTTCCACCTAACTGGCTTTGATATTCAATAACCTTTGTTTTCATTTCACGCAAACCGCTATAAAAGGTTGAGAATAGCCCTGCTGGCCCCCCACCAATAATTGTCACATCAAAAATTTCTGCCTCTATCATTACATATCCCCCTATAAATATTATGCAAACTCCTCATTAATTGAAAACGATTATCATTATCATAATATGATTTTAGCAAAGTCTGAATACTTTTTGAATGGATAATTTAAAAAAATTAAAAAATCAGGCAACTCCCCACAATGGTTAGTTGCCTGATTTTTATATTCTTTTCTCCACAAACATGTATATTTTATTGATTAACTTCCTTCTTGTCCAAAGTGATCCAGCAATGCACGCACTTCATCTGTTGATTTCGTGTTCATCAATCGATTTCTTAGTTCAGCAGCTCCAGGGAATCCTTTGACATAAATTTTGAAAAAGCGATGAAGCCCAGTCATTGAACGTGGCAGTACTTCCGCATATTGATCCTGAAGATCAAGCTGTAGTCTTAAAAGATCAAGATGTTCTTTACTACTATGCTCTTTTGGCTCTTTTTCAAAAGCGAAAGGATTTTTAAAGATACCTCGCCCAATCATCACACCATCAATACCATATTGTTCAGCAAGCTGAAGCCCCGTTTGACGGTCAGGAATGTCTCCATTGATTGTTAGTAGTGTATCTGGTGCAATCCGGTCACGTAATTTTTTAATTTCTGGGATTAACTCCCAGTGCGCATCTACTTGGCTCATTTCCTCTCTTGTACGTAAATGAATAGAAAGATTGGCAATATCCTGTTTGAGGATATGTGTTAGCCACTCCTCCCATTCCTGAACCTCCTTATAGCCAAGTCTTGTTTTCACGCTGACAGGCAATCCTCCTGCTTTTGCTGCTTGAATTAAATCGGCTGCAACGTCTGGTCGAAGAATAAGACCGCTACCTTTCCCTCTCGATGCTACATTCGGTACAGGACAGCCCATATTAATATCGATGC of the Bacillus tuaregi genome contains:
- a CDS encoding NAD(P)/FAD-dependent oxidoreductase translates to MIEAEIFDVTIIGGGPAGLFSTFYSGLREMKTKVIEYQSQLGGKVHVYPEKMIWDVGAMTPILGEKLIQQMIGQALTFQPTVVLGEKVNKIVKNKDGLFLLETESGQVHLSKAVIVTIGGGIINPQKLEVDGAETFYSSNLNYTIKSLKKFKDKIVVISGGGHTAVDWANELEPIAKKVYLTYRKDALNGHEAQVSQLLNSSVECFFHTEITKLLPDTKGTSIDMVELTNNRTGEVTYMTVDEVVVNHGYVREKALLEESDLQIEMVENHYIKGNAYCETSVPGLYAAGDVIDYEGKVHLIAGAFQDAVNAVNKAKRYIQPDAEEKGMVSSHNEIFHKRNRQLIDNQMKENVVIGK
- a CDS encoding tRNA dihydrouridine synthase, yielding MKDNFWRDLPRPFFVLAPMEDVTDVVFRHVVSAAGRPDVFFTEFTNSDSYCHPDGIKSVRGRLMFTEDEQPIVAHIWGDNPDYFRQMSIGMAELGFKGIDINMGCPVPNVASRGKGSGLILRPDVAADLIQAAKAGGLPVSVKTRLGYKEVQEWEEWLTHILKQDIANLSIHLRTREEMSQVDAHWELIPEIKKLRDRIAPDTLLTINGDIPDRQTGLQLAEQYGIDGVMIGRGIFKNPFAFEKEPKEHSSKEHLDLLRLQLDLQDQYAEVLPRSMTGLHRFFKIYVKGFPGAAELRNRLMNTKSTDEVRALLDHFGQEGS